In Alloyangia pacifica, the following proteins share a genomic window:
- a CDS encoding SMR family transporter, which yields MPYITLALAVLAETIGTAALQASQQFTRPLPSAIVVVAYAAAFYLLSVVLRSMPVGLAYAMWSGLGIVFISVIGLFAFGQKLDLAAVVGMGLIVAGILVIHLFSGASPH from the coding sequence ATGCCCTACATTACCCTCGCCCTTGCCGTCCTCGCCGAGACCATCGGCACCGCCGCGCTGCAGGCCAGCCAGCAGTTCACCCGGCCGCTGCCCTCGGCGATCGTGGTGGTCGCCTATGCCGCCGCCTTCTACCTTCTGTCGGTTGTGCTGCGCAGCATGCCGGTGGGGCTGGCCTACGCCATGTGGTCGGGGCTGGGGATCGTCTTCATCTCGGTGATCGGGCTCTTCGCCTTCGGGCAGAAGCTGGACCTTGCCGCGGTCGTCGGAATGGGGCTTATTGTGGCCGGAATACTCGTGATTCACCTGTTTTCCGGGGCCTCGCCGCATTAA
- a CDS encoding putative quinol monooxygenase: protein MSAVQLTGRMTAPPERCPNVRAAMADHIRLTRAEPGCLYFDLRESEDGVFEVSELFQSRDAFEAHQHRTRGSAWFRITGDLPRDYEVAEL, encoded by the coding sequence ATGAGCGCCGTGCAGCTGACCGGCCGCATGACCGCGCCGCCCGAGCGCTGCCCCAACGTGCGCGCTGCCATGGCCGACCACATCCGCCTGACGCGCGCTGAGCCCGGCTGCCTCTACTTCGATCTGCGCGAGAGCGAAGACGGGGTCTTCGAGGTCTCGGAACTGTTCCAGAGTCGCGACGCCTTCGAGGCGCATCAGCACCGCACCCGCGGCAGCGCGTGGTTCCGCATCACCGGCGATCTGCCGCGCGACTACGAGGTGGCAGAGCTGTGA
- the typA gene encoding translational GTPase TypA has product MDLRNIAIIAHVDHGKTTLVDELLKQSGAFRENQAVAERAMDSNDLERERGITIFAKPTSVEWKNTRINIVDTPGHADFGGEVERILSMVDGVVLLVDAAEGPMPQTKFVTSKALALGLRPIVVLNKVDKPDAEPDRALDECFDLFASLGADEDQLDFPHMYASGRNGWADAELDGPRKNLDALFRLIVDHVPAPKQIKHQDDDFRMLATTLGSDPFVGRLLTGRIETGRVKVGQTVQAISRIGQKIEQFRVTRVQAFRGLAQADIEEGLAGDIVSLAGMTKATVADTICALAVDEPLDAQPIDPPTITVTFGINDSPLAGRDGKKVQSRVIRERLMKEAEGNVAIKIADTPGGEAFEVSGRGELQMGVLIENMRREGFELSISRPQVIMKEEDGQRMEPVEEVTIDVDDDYTGAVIEKITGPRKGELVEMKPAGAGKTRIVAHVPSRGLIGYHGEFLTDTRGTGVLNRVFHGWTAHKGAIEGRRAGVLISMENGEAVAYALWNLEDRGKMFLGAQAPVYTGMIIGEHSRDNDLEVNPLKGKKLTNVRASGTDEAVRLTTPITLSLEEAIAYINDDELVEVTPTAIRLRKRYLDPHERKRQSRSQ; this is encoded by the coding sequence ATGGACCTGCGCAATATCGCGATCATCGCACACGTTGACCATGGCAAGACCACCCTGGTGGACGAGCTGCTCAAACAGTCCGGCGCGTTCCGCGAGAACCAGGCCGTGGCCGAGCGCGCCATGGACAGCAACGATCTCGAGCGCGAGCGCGGCATCACCATCTTTGCCAAGCCGACCTCGGTCGAGTGGAAGAACACCCGCATCAACATCGTCGACACCCCCGGCCACGCCGATTTCGGCGGCGAGGTCGAGCGCATCCTGAGCATGGTCGACGGCGTCGTGCTGCTGGTGGACGCGGCCGAAGGCCCGATGCCGCAAACGAAGTTCGTGACCTCCAAGGCGCTGGCCCTCGGCCTGCGGCCGATCGTGGTGCTGAACAAGGTCGACAAGCCCGACGCCGAGCCCGACCGCGCGCTCGACGAGTGCTTCGACCTCTTCGCCTCGCTCGGCGCCGACGAAGACCAGCTCGACTTCCCGCACATGTACGCCTCGGGCCGCAACGGCTGGGCCGATGCCGAGCTCGACGGGCCGCGCAAGAACCTCGATGCGCTGTTCCGCCTGATCGTCGACCACGTTCCCGCGCCGAAGCAGATCAAGCACCAGGACGACGACTTCCGCATGCTGGCGACGACGCTGGGCAGCGATCCCTTCGTGGGCCGCCTGCTCACCGGCCGCATCGAGACCGGCCGCGTCAAGGTTGGCCAGACGGTGCAGGCGATCAGCCGCATCGGCCAGAAGATCGAGCAGTTCCGCGTCACCCGCGTGCAGGCCTTCCGCGGCCTCGCGCAGGCCGACATCGAAGAGGGACTCGCAGGTGACATCGTCAGCCTCGCCGGCATGACCAAGGCGACCGTCGCGGACACCATCTGCGCGCTGGCCGTGGACGAGCCGCTCGACGCGCAGCCGATCGATCCGCCGACCATCACCGTGACCTTCGGCATCAACGACAGCCCGCTCGCAGGGCGTGACGGCAAGAAGGTGCAGTCGCGCGTGATCCGCGAGCGCCTGATGAAGGAAGCCGAGGGCAACGTCGCGATCAAGATCGCCGACACCCCGGGCGGCGAGGCCTTCGAGGTTTCCGGCCGGGGCGAACTGCAGATGGGCGTTCTCATCGAGAACATGCGCCGCGAGGGCTTCGAGCTCAGCATCTCGCGCCCTCAGGTTATCATGAAGGAAGAAGACGGCCAGCGCATGGAGCCGGTCGAGGAAGTCACCATCGATGTGGATGACGATTACACCGGCGCGGTGATCGAGAAGATCACCGGCCCGCGCAAGGGCGAGCTCGTCGAGATGAAGCCCGCCGGCGCCGGCAAGACCCGCATCGTGGCCCATGTGCCCTCGCGCGGGCTGATCGGCTACCACGGCGAATTCCTCACCGACACGCGCGGCACCGGCGTTCTGAACCGCGTGTTCCACGGCTGGACGGCGCACAAGGGCGCGATCGAAGGCCGCCGTGCGGGCGTGCTGATCTCGATGGAGAACGGCGAGGCCGTGGCTTACGCGCTGTGGAACCTCGAGGATCGCGGCAAGATGTTCCTCGGCGCCCAGGCCCCGGTCTACACCGGCATGATCATCGGCGAGCACAGCCGTGACAACGACCTGGAAGTGAACCCGCTGAAGGGCAAGAAGCTGACCAACGTCCGCGCCTCGGGCACCGACGAAGCCGTCCGCCTGACCACGCCGATCACCCTGTCGCTGGAAGAGGCCATCGCCTACATCAACGACGACGAGCTGGTGGAAGTCACCCCGACCGCGATCCGCCTGCGCAAGCGCTACCTCGACCCGCACGAGCGCAAGCGCCAGTCGCGCAGCCAGTAA
- the guaA gene encoding glutamine-hydrolyzing GMP synthase produces the protein MTQHDRLLIIDFGSQVTQLIARRLRELNVYCEIHPYQNVTDAFLKEFAPKAIVFSGGPDSVTREGSPRPPKSAYELGVPILGICYGQQVMMHDLGGKVEAGQSHTAEFGRAYVTPKEDRLDLLSGWFLDGSGREQVWMSHGDHVSEIAPGFEVYATSPGAPFAITADVTRKFYAVQFHPEVHHTPNGKTLYENFVREAGFTGDWTMDAYREEAVRKIREQVGASKVICALSGGVDSSVTAALLHEAIGEQLTCVFVDHGLLRLNEADEVVAMFRDHMNLSVIHAQEQDLFLGELEGVSDPETKRKIIGKLFIDVFQKYADQIEDATFLAQGTLYPDVIESVSFSGGPSVTIKSHHNVGGLPEKMGLKLVEPLRELFKDEVRALGHELGLPASFIGRHPFPGPGLAIRCPGEITREKLDILRKADAVYIDQIRKHGLYDEIWQAFVAILPVRTVGVMGDGRTYDYACALRAVTSVDGMTADYYPFSHEFLGETATRIINEVKGINRCTYDITSKPPGTIEWE, from the coding sequence ATGACCCAGCATGATCGCCTCCTTATCATCGACTTCGGAAGCCAGGTGACGCAGCTCATCGCCCGTCGCCTGCGCGAGCTGAATGTCTACTGCGAAATCCACCCCTATCAGAACGTCACCGATGCGTTCCTGAAGGAGTTCGCCCCCAAGGCCATCGTCTTCTCCGGTGGCCCCGACAGCGTGACGCGCGAGGGCTCTCCTCGCCCGCCCAAATCCGCCTACGAGCTCGGCGTGCCGATCCTCGGGATCTGCTACGGCCAGCAGGTCATGATGCACGACCTCGGCGGCAAGGTCGAAGCCGGCCAGAGCCACACCGCCGAATTCGGCCGTGCCTACGTGACGCCCAAGGAAGACCGCCTCGACCTGCTGTCGGGCTGGTTCCTCGATGGCTCGGGCCGCGAGCAGGTGTGGATGAGCCACGGCGACCACGTCTCGGAAATCGCCCCCGGCTTCGAGGTCTACGCGACCTCCCCCGGTGCGCCCTTCGCGATCACCGCCGACGTGACCCGCAAGTTCTACGCGGTGCAGTTCCACCCCGAGGTGCATCACACCCCGAACGGCAAGACGCTCTACGAGAACTTCGTCCGCGAAGCCGGTTTCACCGGCGACTGGACGATGGATGCCTACCGCGAGGAAGCGGTGCGCAAGATCCGCGAGCAGGTCGGCGCGTCCAAGGTGATCTGCGCGCTTTCGGGCGGCGTCGACAGCTCGGTCACCGCGGCGCTGCTGCACGAGGCGATCGGCGAGCAACTGACCTGCGTTTTCGTCGACCACGGGCTGCTGCGCCTCAACGAGGCCGACGAAGTCGTCGCGATGTTCCGCGACCACATGAACCTCTCGGTGATCCACGCGCAGGAACAGGACCTGTTCCTCGGCGAGCTCGAGGGCGTGTCCGACCCCGAAACCAAGCGCAAGATCATCGGCAAGCTCTTCATCGACGTGTTCCAGAAATACGCCGACCAGATCGAGGATGCGACCTTCCTCGCGCAGGGCACGCTCTACCCCGACGTGATCGAGAGCGTCAGCTTCTCTGGCGGCCCCTCGGTGACCATCAAGTCGCACCATAATGTGGGCGGCCTGCCGGAGAAGATGGGCCTCAAGCTGGTCGAGCCACTGCGCGAACTCTTCAAGGACGAGGTGCGCGCGCTGGGTCACGAGCTTGGCCTGCCGGCCAGCTTCATCGGCCGCCACCCCTTCCCCGGCCCGGGTCTGGCGATCCGCTGCCCCGGCGAGATCACCCGCGAGAAACTCGATATCCTGCGCAAGGCGGATGCGGTCTATATCGACCAGATCCGCAAGCACGGTCTCTACGACGAGATCTGGCAGGCCTTCGTGGCGATCCTGCCGGTGCGCACCGTGGGCGTGATGGGCGACGGCCGCACCTACGACTACGCCTGCGCCCTGCGGGCGGTGACCTCGGTCGACGGCATGACGGCGGATTACTACCCGTTCAGCCACGAGTTCCTCGGCGAGACCGCGACACGGATCATCAACGAGGTGAAGGGCATCAACCGCTGCACCTACGACATCACCTCGAAGCCTCCGGGCACGATCGAATGGGAATGA
- a CDS encoding DUF2270 domain-containing protein, producing MKDVQLEIGGRPLDGAELGALAHLYRGEVYRCSVWRTRLDTTTNWAVVTLGVALSIAYAAPDASPLPLVLVGISNLFFLTLEARRYRYCDLWRRRFRSMEMNLYGPILSGTAAPDASWARDLRDGYVRPEFGITYLHAMGRRIRRSYFWIMLIQLLAFLGKITVHPSPVENFEQAMQRASVGVIPGEAMALGGLIYALVLTTLALWSLLADRRTRIAEDLSAPDATY from the coding sequence ATGAAAGACGTGCAACTCGAAATCGGCGGGCGGCCGCTCGACGGGGCAGAGCTCGGCGCGCTGGCGCATCTCTACCGCGGCGAGGTCTACCGCTGCAGCGTCTGGCGCACGCGGCTCGACACCACCACCAACTGGGCCGTCGTCACGCTGGGCGTGGCCCTGTCGATCGCCTATGCAGCGCCCGATGCGTCGCCGCTGCCGCTGGTGCTGGTGGGCATCTCCAACCTTTTCTTCCTGACGCTCGAAGCGCGGCGCTACCGCTATTGCGACCTCTGGCGCCGCCGCTTCCGCAGCATGGAGATGAACCTCTACGGACCAATCCTCAGCGGCACCGCCGCACCGGACGCCTCCTGGGCAAGGGACCTGCGCGACGGCTACGTGCGGCCCGAGTTCGGCATCACCTACCTGCACGCGATGGGGCGGCGCATCCGGCGAAGCTATTTCTGGATCATGCTCATCCAGCTCCTCGCTTTTCTCGGCAAGATCACCGTGCATCCCAGCCCCGTCGAGAACTTTGAGCAGGCCATGCAGCGCGCCTCCGTAGGGGTGATCCCCGGCGAAGCCATGGCCTTGGGCGGGCTGATTTATGCCTTAGTCTTGACCACACTCGCGCTCTGGTCGCTGCTGGCCGACAGAAGGACTCGAATCGCGGAGGACCTCTCCGCGCCCGACGCCACCTACTGA
- a CDS encoding DMT family transporter has product MLGSIVSFSAMAVAGRYVSSGLDTFEIMLYRSLLGVAIISSIVMLTGKRRTVATRHIGTHIIRNISHFTGQNLWFYAITVIPLAQVFALEFTGPIWAMLLATLVLGERLTWPRSLAALVGFLGILIVTRPSPETLSPGLFAAAGAAIGFAGSAIFTRKLTRTDSTLCILFWLTLTQAIMGLVCAGFDGDIAVPSAEAVPGVIVIGLAGLCAHYCLTTALSLAPASVVMPIDFTRLPVIAIVGMLLYAEPLDPWVLLGAAIIFAANYANILRETRAARRA; this is encoded by the coding sequence ATGCTCGGCTCGATCGTCTCTTTCAGCGCCATGGCGGTGGCCGGGCGCTATGTCAGCTCCGGTCTCGACACCTTCGAGATCATGCTCTACCGCTCGCTGCTCGGGGTGGCGATCATCAGCAGCATCGTGATGCTGACCGGCAAGCGCCGGACCGTCGCAACACGCCATATCGGCACCCATATCATCCGCAATATCAGCCATTTCACCGGGCAGAACCTTTGGTTCTACGCGATCACGGTGATCCCGCTGGCGCAGGTCTTCGCGCTGGAATTCACCGGCCCGATCTGGGCCATGCTGCTGGCGACGCTGGTGCTGGGCGAGCGGCTGACCTGGCCGCGCAGCCTGGCAGCGCTGGTCGGCTTCCTCGGCATCCTGATCGTCACCCGCCCCTCGCCCGAGACGCTCTCACCCGGCCTCTTCGCCGCCGCGGGCGCGGCCATCGGTTTTGCCGGCTCGGCGATCTTCACCCGCAAGCTCACCCGCACCGACAGCACCCTGTGCATTCTTTTCTGGCTGACGCTGACCCAGGCGATCATGGGACTGGTCTGCGCCGGCTTCGACGGCGACATCGCCGTGCCCTCGGCCGAGGCCGTCCCAGGGGTGATCGTCATCGGCCTCGCCGGGCTTTGCGCCCACTATTGCCTGACCACGGCGCTCAGCCTCGCGCCCGCCTCGGTGGTCATGCCGATCGACTTCACCCGCCTGCCGGTCATCGCCATCGTCGGCATGCTGCTCTACGCAGAGCCGCTTGACCCCTGGGTGCTGCTTGGCGCGGCGATCATCTTCGCCGCCAATTACGCCAATATCCTGCGCGAGACCCGCGCCGCGCGCCGGGCCTAA
- a CDS encoding DUF1330 domain-containing protein has product MPALWIAHVTVTDEEAYGKYAKLAGPAIAKHGGEFVARGGRYVQLEGKERPRNVVAKFPSVEAAEACYHSPEYQEALGHARGASERELLIVETSE; this is encoded by the coding sequence ATGCCCGCTCTCTGGATCGCCCATGTCACCGTCACCGACGAGGAGGCCTACGGCAAGTACGCCAAGCTCGCCGGTCCCGCGATCGCCAAGCACGGCGGGGAATTCGTCGCCCGCGGCGGTCGTTACGTGCAGCTCGAGGGCAAGGAGCGGCCACGCAATGTCGTGGCGAAATTCCCCTCGGTCGAGGCTGCAGAGGCCTGCTACCACTCGCCCGAGTACCAGGAGGCCCTGGGCCACGCGCGTGGCGCATCGGAGCGCGAGTTGCTGATCGTCGAAACCAGCGAGTGA
- a CDS encoding ATPase, whose amino-acid sequence MLYETAADWQDAARKHVVLFAMSGLGKTHVSSMLRQSGDWFHYSIDYRIGTRYMGEYIADNAKAEAMKNPFLRELLLSDSIYIGSNITFENLTPVSTYLGKPGDPARGGLPMDSYRMRQDQFRRAEEQALLDTGYFIERAQQLYGYPHFVCDTGGSICEWVDAANPRDPILSELSRQALMVWIRGSEAHTEELIRRFDRAPKPMAYQPEFLEAAWRRYLDEKGVSETVVDPDAFIRWTYAQALAHRQPRYQEMARNWGVTVEASDMATVRDEADFVAVIAAAISAKE is encoded by the coding sequence ATGCTGTATGAAACCGCCGCCGACTGGCAGGATGCCGCGCGCAAGCACGTCGTGCTCTTTGCCATGTCGGGGCTTGGCAAGACCCATGTGTCCTCGATGCTGCGGCAGTCCGGGGACTGGTTCCATTACTCGATCGATTACCGCATCGGCACGCGCTACATGGGCGAATACATCGCCGACAACGCCAAGGCCGAGGCGATGAAGAACCCCTTCCTGCGCGAGCTGCTGCTGTCGGACTCGATCTATATCGGCTCGAACATCACCTTCGAGAACCTGACCCCGGTCTCGACCTACCTTGGCAAGCCGGGCGATCCGGCACGGGGCGGTCTGCCGATGGACAGCTACCGCATGCGGCAGGATCAGTTCCGCCGCGCCGAGGAGCAGGCGCTGCTGGACACCGGCTATTTCATCGAGCGCGCCCAGCAGCTCTACGGCTACCCACATTTTGTCTGCGACACCGGCGGTTCGATCTGCGAATGGGTGGATGCCGCGAACCCGCGCGATCCGATCCTGTCGGAGCTTTCGCGCCAGGCGCTGATGGTCTGGATCCGCGGCAGCGAGGCGCACACCGAGGAGCTGATCCGGAGGTTCGATCGCGCCCCCAAACCCATGGCCTACCAACCCGAGTTCCTCGAGGCGGCCTGGAGGCGCTACCTCGACGAAAAGGGCGTGTCGGAAACGGTGGTGGATCCTGACGCCTTCATCCGCTGGACCTACGCGCAGGCGCTGGCACACCGGCAGCCGCGCTACCAGGAGATGGCGCGCAACTGGGGTGTGACCGTTGAGGCATCCGATATGGCCACGGTGCGAGACGAGGCGGACTTCGTGGCGGTGATTGCTGCGGCCATCAGCGCCAAGGAGTGA
- a CDS encoding DMT family protein: protein MTMAWYGHLRFPGAPLWAVVFISWGIALVEYWLAVPANRLGHRVYSAAELKTLQEVITLIVFAGFSAFWLKEPLTLNHAVGFGFIALGAFFIFRGPFG from the coding sequence ATGACCATGGCCTGGTACGGGCACCTGCGCTTTCCCGGCGCGCCGCTCTGGGCCGTGGTCTTTATCAGCTGGGGCATTGCCCTGGTCGAATACTGGCTCGCGGTGCCGGCCAACCGGCTCGGCCACCGGGTCTATTCGGCCGCCGAGCTGAAGACCTTGCAGGAAGTCATCACGCTGATCGTCTTCGCCGGCTTCTCTGCCTTCTGGCTGAAGGAGCCGCTGACGCTCAACCACGCCGTCGGCTTTGGCTTCATCGCGCTCGGCGCCTTCTTCATCTTCCGCGGCCCCTTCGGCTGA
- a CDS encoding methyl-accepting chemotaxis protein: protein MKLRVFRLFGSGGGSGGTSAGGAEAGNANAGRPADQVWIPGEPATGIRRVVGSVFAQVAGLVVLSSLVVATVLAVQVWRLSDRVTVAGIAGMAQHSAEATAAGLLPSVRFRDENRLTQLLTEKFQGAGGDLLGALVLGAEGEVLGKTGDLGNREAELVALARKALTEGKRQGVLGNFVATEAVALPGGEAPLGALAMAWTDNAMRASILREKKIMLAIAAGSLCLMLVVSLVLLRRIVLAPLSALRRGMSRVAAGDYNVTLRAERRRDEFGELARNLADLTKTLAGGREAQEARGRAHEAQNLVVRHLSDALDALAAGSLRHSIVEEFPGEYEELRGNYHRAVESLRATMTEVNSGALNIHSSAEEIARASDDLSRRTETQAATLEQTAAALDEMLSRVREAAQSAKDAETSVETASKLAEQNGEVMRSAIEAMAGIERSSQQINEIIGVIDDIAFQTNLLALNAGVEAARAGASGKGFAVVASEVRALAQRSSDAAQQIKTLISGSADRVRDGVELVERSGQALGEVVAQVNQISTLVSNIAGVAAEQAQGLNEINVGVSNLDRVTQQNAAMVEESTAAAHMLRGDAGRLSDLMRGFNVAENGPVALERASVAA, encoded by the coding sequence GTGAAGCTGCGGGTGTTCCGGTTGTTCGGGTCAGGGGGCGGGTCGGGGGGCACGTCTGCCGGCGGGGCGGAGGCAGGCAATGCGAACGCGGGCAGACCGGCAGACCAAGTCTGGATCCCGGGGGAGCCAGCGACAGGAATCCGGCGGGTCGTGGGATCGGTGTTTGCGCAAGTGGCGGGGCTCGTAGTCTTGTCGAGCCTCGTTGTCGCCACGGTTCTCGCGGTGCAGGTGTGGCGTCTCAGCGACAGGGTGACCGTGGCAGGGATCGCCGGCATGGCGCAGCATTCAGCCGAAGCAACGGCCGCAGGCCTGTTACCCTCGGTGCGGTTCCGCGATGAAAACCGTCTGACGCAACTCCTGACGGAGAAGTTTCAAGGCGCCGGAGGTGATCTTCTCGGTGCGCTGGTGCTGGGCGCGGAGGGCGAGGTGCTCGGGAAAACGGGCGATCTAGGCAACCGCGAGGCCGAGCTCGTCGCGTTGGCGCGCAAGGCCCTGACAGAGGGGAAGCGTCAAGGCGTGCTGGGTAACTTCGTCGCGACCGAAGCCGTCGCGCTGCCGGGGGGCGAGGCGCCGCTCGGCGCGCTGGCGATGGCCTGGACCGACAATGCCATGCGCGCCTCGATCCTGCGCGAGAAGAAGATCATGCTTGCCATAGCGGCAGGAAGCCTCTGCTTGATGCTGGTCGTCTCCCTGGTGCTTCTGCGCCGTATCGTGCTCGCGCCCCTCAGCGCGCTGCGCAGGGGCATGTCGCGGGTGGCGGCGGGGGATTACAACGTCACGCTCCGTGCCGAGCGGCGCCGCGACGAATTCGGCGAATTGGCCCGCAATCTGGCAGATCTCACTAAGACACTTGCGGGCGGACGAGAGGCGCAAGAGGCACGGGGCCGCGCCCATGAGGCGCAGAACCTCGTCGTGCGTCACCTGAGCGATGCGCTGGACGCACTCGCAGCAGGCTCGCTGCGGCACAGCATCGTCGAGGAGTTCCCCGGCGAATACGAAGAGCTGCGCGGCAATTATCACCGGGCGGTCGAGAGCCTTCGGGCCACGATGACAGAGGTCAATTCCGGTGCGCTCAACATACACAGCAGCGCCGAAGAGATCGCGCGCGCCTCGGATGACCTGTCGCGCCGAACGGAAACCCAGGCGGCTACGCTCGAACAGACGGCCGCTGCACTGGACGAAATGTTGTCGCGGGTGCGCGAAGCGGCGCAATCTGCAAAGGATGCGGAGACCAGTGTTGAAACCGCATCGAAGCTCGCCGAACAGAACGGCGAGGTCATGCGCTCGGCAATCGAAGCCATGGCGGGCATCGAACGCAGCTCTCAGCAGATCAACGAGATCATCGGTGTGATCGACGACATCGCGTTCCAGACAAACCTGCTCGCCCTCAACGCCGGCGTCGAGGCCGCGCGCGCGGGAGCGTCGGGCAAGGGGTTCGCGGTGGTGGCCTCAGAAGTGCGGGCGCTGGCGCAGCGCAGCTCGGACGCGGCGCAGCAGATCAAGACGCTGATCAGCGGATCGGCGGACCGGGTCCGAGATGGCGTCGAATTGGTCGAGCGCTCGGGTCAAGCGCTTGGCGAGGTGGTCGCGCAGGTGAACCAGATCTCGACCCTGGTCAGCAATATCGCGGGGGTGGCCGCCGAACAGGCACAGGGACTCAACGAGATCAACGTGGGCGTGAGCAACCTCGACCGGGTCACCCAGCAGAACGCGGCCATGGTCGAGGAAAGCACCGCTGCGGCGCATATGTTGCGTGGCGACGCGGGCCGTCTGTCTGACCTGATGCGCGGCTTCAATGTCGCCGAAAATGGACCCGTGGCTTTGGAAAGGGCAAGCGTTGCGGCCTGA
- a CDS encoding DUF1330 domain-containing protein, whose amino-acid sequence MTAYMIARIEVTDPEDYAVYAGQTVALAEKFGGRFLVKGGPQAFVEGEGPGRHVVVEFPSRIAAERWYNSPEYQRILPIALRASTRDLVIVEGL is encoded by the coding sequence ATGACTGCTTACATGATCGCCCGCATCGAGGTCACAGACCCCGAGGACTATGCCGTCTATGCTGGGCAAACCGTTGCGCTCGCCGAGAAATTCGGCGGGCGCTTCCTTGTGAAAGGCGGGCCGCAGGCCTTTGTCGAAGGCGAGGGGCCGGGCCGTCACGTGGTGGTGGAATTCCCCAGCCGCATCGCCGCCGAACGCTGGTACAACTCACCCGAATACCAGCGCATCCTGCCCATCGCCCTGCGCGCCTCGACGCGCGATCTCGTCATCGTGGAAGGACTCTAA
- a CDS encoding delta-class carbonic anhydrase, translating into MTPPHVLLALTVCTVLVLSSAAGADNKITYPPTGHDTAPSHGSAPPGAPGAPPAADHGAGHAAQTASAHDADPGGEHGSADGPLCTGFGPQTPRDIGNPYGRNTVSFGLAPPPEELTLCNIHTHTNAEHLGPGFSIYAGPGEHGGFKCAGSANLSAAELSRPGNGPARFEGVEPGDTIEVHWVYSSCDVAPGPGLGACLSASCSNPELRVESQVFLVVNDPNALDFRDFIYLGTMRNGRHQARALPSGTGAPVVFRGSTTGPSYSQQVCSPLQVTWSVRPRCARLDIATLDAWAGMGNVFEETHSHGVRRLVTAPALLSQIE; encoded by the coding sequence ATGACGCCCCCCCACGTCCTTCTTGCCCTGACGGTTTGCACGGTGCTGGTCCTGTCCTCGGCCGCAGGGGCCGACAACAAGATCACCTACCCGCCCACGGGCCATGACACGGCGCCCTCCCACGGCAGCGCCCCGCCCGGCGCGCCCGGCGCCCCCCCTGCGGCGGATCATGGTGCCGGACACGCTGCCCAGACCGCCAGCGCGCATGACGCCGATCCCGGGGGCGAACACGGCTCTGCCGACGGCCCGCTCTGCACAGGCTTCGGCCCGCAGACCCCGCGGGATATCGGCAATCCCTATGGCCGGAACACCGTTTCCTTCGGCCTTGCCCCGCCGCCGGAAGAGTTGACCCTGTGCAACATCCACACCCACACCAATGCCGAGCATCTCGGACCAGGCTTTTCCATCTACGCGGGCCCGGGCGAGCACGGCGGTTTCAAATGCGCGGGCTCGGCCAATCTCAGCGCCGCCGAACTCTCCCGCCCCGGCAACGGCCCCGCCCGCTTCGAAGGAGTCGAGCCCGGCGACACGATCGAGGTCCATTGGGTCTATTCCTCTTGCGACGTGGCGCCGGGCCCGGGTCTCGGCGCCTGCCTCTCGGCGTCCTGCTCGAACCCCGAGTTGCGGGTCGAGTCGCAGGTCTTTCTGGTGGTCAACGACCCCAATGCGCTCGACTTTCGCGATTTCATCTACCTCGGAACCATGCGCAACGGTCGCCACCAGGCCCGCGCTCTGCCCAGCGGCACCGGCGCGCCGGTGGTGTTCCGCGGCTCGACCACCGGGCCCAGCTACTCCCAGCAGGTCTGCTCGCCGCTGCAGGTCACCTGGTCGGTCCGCCCGCGCTGCGCCCGGCTCGACATTGCTACGCTCGACGCCTGGGCGGGCATGGGCAACGTTTTCGAGGAAACCCACAGCCACGGCGTGCGCCGGCTGGTCACGGCACCGGCACTGCTCAGCCAGATCGAATGA